Genomic window (Methanoculleus thermophilus):
TCATCGGGAACGCGAAGAAGTTCGGCGGACCGGCGGTCGAGATCACCGTCCGGGTCGAGGATCGCGGGGATGAGGTGGAGGTCTCGATCGAGGATACCGGCCCCGGTATCCCCGATGCGGTAAAGCCGCACCTCTTCGAGCGGCTGACCCGGGGCCCTCACCGGGCGGCGGGGACGGGGCTCGGGCTCTACATCTGCCGGGTGCTCGTCGAACGCTACGGCGGGAGGATCCGGGCGGACGACCGCATACCGGGCTCTCCGGAATGCGGCGCGGCCATCCGGTTCACGCTCCGAAAGGCTGGATCCGGAGGCAGCCCATGACGGCGGCGGCAGGCAGCGGCAGGAGACTCCGCCGCTTTGGCACACACCTCATGCTCGTCATGATCCTGATCACGCTCCCGGTGATCGGGCTGATCTCGTTCCTGGACTACCAGGAGGTCGAGCAGAGGCTGATTGCCGAGGAGACCCTGCTCCGGGAACAGACGGAGAAGAGCGTCGTTGAGATGATAACCCTTGTGGACGCGGGCCTGAACCTCTTCGATGAGACGCTCGATCACCGGATGGAGGAGGGGTTCGGCCCGGTCCTTGCGGAGTATGAGCGGGCCAAAAGAGATCCCGGGAAGATGGATCTCTCCCGGGTCAGGAAGGAACTCGGCGGGGAGATGGATATCTACATCATCAACGCATCAGGCGTCATCGAGGAGACCACCTACCCGCCTGATCTCGGTCTGGATTTCCGGGGGATCCCGTACTTCTACGACCGGTTAACGGAGATCCGGCTCGGCGACGCCTTCGTGGCGGACCGGGTCGTCGCGGAGCCGGCAAGCGGAGTGTTGCGCAAATACGCCTACATGCCCTCTCCCGACCACCGCTACGTCCTGGAACTCGGGCTCGTCTGCAGTGCGGCTGAGGTTGACCGGTTCGACCCGAAGTACCAGACCCTCAAGGAGGACCTGATGCGGCTGAACCCGGCGCTCGAAGGGATCCGGATCTATGACGGTTACGGGAGGGTCGTCAACATGACCGAGTCGGAGAGCCCGGCCGATCCTGCCGCTATCAACCCCGTAGCCCGGGCGGTCTTTGAGGAGAAGCAGGACCGGACGCTGACCGACGCGGCTGCCGGGCGGTTCACCCGCTACATCCTCGTCGACCTCTCCGCCCCCGACACCCCTTCGGACACGAGCCGTGTCGTCGAGCTGACCTACAGCACCGCCCCTCTCGATGCCCGGCTCTCCGGCATCCGGTTCAGCCACATCATCCTCGCGGTCTTTGCGAGTCTTGCCGCCTGCTGTATCGCGGTCCCGGTCTCACGGCAGGTCACCCGCCCGATACGAAAGATCGTCGAGGACGTCGAGATCATCGCCCGCGGTGACCTCGACCACCGGATCCGGGTATCCCCCGAGACCGAGCTGACCCGCCTCTCGGAGAGCATCGGGACCATGGTCGACTCCCTCAAAGAGAACATCGAGCGCCTCCGCGCCTCGGAGGCGACGTCACGGCAGTACGGCACCCATCTTGAGGACCTGGTCCGGGAACGGACGGCCGCGCTGGAGGCGTCCAACCAGACGGCAACGCTCTACCTCGACATCATGGTCCACGACATCAACAACGCAAACACCATCGCCATAGGATACACCCAGGTCCTGGTCGAGATGCTCGAGGGAGAGCGGCGGGAGACGGCGCGAAGGATGCTCTCCCGGCTCGAGCGGAGTGCCGAGATTATCACCCGCGTCGCGGCCCTCCGGAGGGCCCGGGAGACCCGGGCGGCACCGGTCCGGGTGGACCTCGACCGGGTGATCCGGGCGGAGGCGGCCGATCACCCTGCGGCCCGGATCCGGTACGAGGGCCGGCCGGTCACCGTCCTCGCGGACGACCTCCTCTCGGAGGTCTTCGCGAACCTCATCGGGAACGCCGTGAAGTTCGGCGGACCGGATGTCGAGATCACCATCCGGGTCGAGGAGCACGGCGAGGAGGTCGTGGTCTCGGTCGAGGATACCGGGCCGGGCATCCCCGACAAGAGCGGGGTTTTCCGCCGGTTCGGGAAGGGAAAGGGGTCGCTTGCCGGCGCGGGGCTCGGGCTCTACATCTGCCGGATGCTCATTGAGCGCTACGGCGGAAGCATCCGCGTGGATGACCGGGTCGAAGGCCGGCCGGAGGAGGGGGTTGCCATCCACTTCTCGCTTCCAAAGGCCCCGGAGGAGTAGCGGTCGCCCGCTGCCCTTCTCTCTCCTTCTTTCTCCAACCCTCCCCCGGATCCCGGCTTTGCGAAGGTTTAGGTGGGAGGAGATCCACTAAGAGCCGTTGAGATGCACCTCCCGTTCCCCGGGGTGAAGACGATCCGGGGCAGGCGGCCCGGCCGAGCGGCAGAGACGGTTCGGCCGGCCGCGCGCCCCGTCCTCCTGGACCACCGTGACCAATGACGAGCGACCGCATGCCTCTTCCGCAAGAGTGGCCCTTTGCGTATACCCTCATCGTAGCCATCCTCCTCATCGTCATCTCGACCATCGGCCTCCTCTCGGTCTATGACTACCTGCAGGCGGAAGAGCGGATGACCTCCGACCTCAACACCCTGCAGAGCGTCACCGAGAAGAGCATCCGGGAGTCGATCGTGGATGTAGACACCGGCCTGAAGCTCTTCGACGATTCCCTCAACCTGCGGCTCCAGAGAGGGTTTTCGCTCTTTCTTGAGGAGTATGAACGGTCAGGCTGGGATCCGGGCGAGATGGATCTTGCTGCGCTCAAAACAGAACTCGGCGGGGATATGGATCTTTACGTCATCAACGAGACCGGTGTGATCGTATACACGACCTACTCTCCCGACCTCGGCCTTGACTTTAAGGAGATCCCGGACTTCTACGACGAGATCACCCGGATGCGCCTTGGGGATGCGTTCTCTCCCGACCGGGTGGTGCACGATCCCGAGACCGGGCAGATCCGGAAGTACGCCTATATGCCCACCCCGGACCACCGCTACCTGCTCGAGATCGGGCTCATCCCTGATGCGCTCGTGGAGGAGCGCAACCAGCTGCGGTCGCAGGAGAGCACGCAGGAGTTCGTCACGTTAAACCCCTACCTCGACTCGATCGCCGTCTACGATATCTTTGCAAACCCCGTCAACGAGTCCGACAAGCCGCCCGACCCGGCGACCCGGGCGCTCCTCACCGAGACGATCATCCCCGGTCGGACCGATTACGAGGTGCGGGAGGACGGAAAACAGGTCCGGTACCTCTTCATCGACCTCAAAGACCCGGATTATCCCTCCGACCCGAGCGTCGTCGTCGAACTGACTTACAACACGGCGCTCATCCAGAGCCAGCTCGACCGGATGCTCTACTACCGTGCCGCTGTTGGACTCCTCGCGATCGTCCTCTCGAGCGCGGTCATCTTCCTTGTAGCCCGCCGCCTCACGCGCCCGATTGAGGAGATCATCGACGACGTCGACGTGATTGCCCGAGGGGATCTCGACCATACGATCCGGGTCGCGGCAAGCCGCGAGGTGATGCGGCTTGAGCGGAGCATCAACACGATGGTCGCGAGCCTCAAAGCCGCCATAAGCCGGCTCCGGGAGTCGGAGGAGACGATCCGCGAGTACAGCGAGCACCTGGAAGAGCAGGTCGAGGCGCGCACGGCCGAACTGCAGGAGTCGACCGGGAGGGCGAACCTCTACCTGGACATCATGACGCACGATATCAAGAACGCCACCAACACCGCGAGCCTGTATGCGGACCTCCTGATGGAGGAACTTGAGGGGGAGCCGCGGAGTTACACCGAGAAGGTGCAGAAAAGCCTCGGAAAGAGCGTCGAGATCATCCGGAACGTCAACACCATCCGCCAGATCCAGGAAGAGGCCACTGTCCTTCGGCCGGTCGCGCTCGATCCCGTCATCCGGGCGGAGATCGAGCATTACCCGGACGTGCCGATAGCCTACGCCGGCACCACGGCGAGTGTCCTTGCCGACGACCTCCTGCCGGAGGTCTTCACGAACCTCATCGGGAACGCGGAGAAGTTCAGCGATCCTGGAGGGCGGATCACCGTCCGGGTCGAGGAGCACGGGGACGAGGTCGAGGTCTCGGTCGAGGACAACGGTCCGGGGATCCCCGACGAGCAGAAACCGCACCTCTTTGCCCGCTTCAGCGGCGGTGACGGCGCAAAGAGCGGCCGGGGCCTCGGGCTCTACATCTGCCGGATGCTCATCGAGCGTTACGGCGGGAGGATCCGGGCGGATGACCGGGTCAGCGGCCGGCCGGAGGAGGGGGCCGCCATCCGGTTCACCCTCAAAAGGGCTGCCTGACGTTACTCGACGATCTCCTGCACCCGCCCGACCTGGCCGTCGCGGAGCCGGACCTTGATCCCGTGGGGGTGGAAGGACGAGTTTGTCAGGATCTCGGCAACGACGCCCCGGGTGCGCTTGCCGGTCCCCTGGTCGCGCTTGAGCACGATATCCACCGTCATCCCGGGATGGATGGCGGCTCTCTGCTGTCCGTTCATGGCAAAAAAGTGGGGGTCATTCCTCGCCGCTCTTCTCTTCCGGCTCCGACCCGTTCGGGCCCGGGACGGCGGTCTTCATCTGCGGGAAGAGGAGGACCTCCTTGATCGAGTCCTTGCCGGTGATAAGCATCACCAGCCGGTCGATCCCGATACCGACACCGCCTGTCGGGGGCATCCCGTAGCCGAGCGCGTTGATGAAGTCGTAGTCGATCATCTGCGCCTCAAGATCGCCCCTCCGGCGTTTTGCGTCCTGCAGTTCGAGCCGGCCCTTCTGGTCGAGGGGATCGTTTAACTCCGAGAAGCCGTTTGCCATCTCCATCCCGGCGATGAAGAGTTCGAACCGCTCCGTAAAGCCCTCCTTTGAGCGGTGCTTCTTTGCAAGAGGCGAGTTCTCGATGGGGAAGTCGTAGACGAACGTAGGCTGGATGAGTTCCTTCTCGCAGAAGTGCTCGAAGAAGAGGACCAGATACTCGCCCCGGGTCGTGGCGCTCTCGCAGCCCTCGACGCAGTGCTCAAGGCCGAACGCACGCAGTTCCTCAAGGCTCATGGTCATGACGTCGATCCCGGCGTACTCCCGGACGGCCTCCTCCATCGTGAGGCGGCGCCAAGGACGGGTGAAGTCTAGGTCGTATCCTGCAAACGAGCATGTGGTCTTGCCGTGGACCTCCGTCACAAGGTACGTGATGAGTTCCTCTGTCAGGTTCATCATGTCGTTGTAGTCCCGGTAGGCCTCGTAGATCTCCACCATCGAGAACTCGGGGTTGTGGTTGGTATCGATGTCCTCGTTCCTGAAGTTCTTTGCGATCTCAAAGACCTTCTCGAACCCGCCGACGACCAGGCGCTTGAGGTAGAGTTCCGGCGCGATCCGGAGGTAGAGTTTCTGGTTGAGGGCGTGGTGGTGGGTGGTGAACGGCCGGGCGTTTGCGCCGCCGTAGATCGGCTGCAGGGTCGGGGTCTCGAACTCCAGGTAGTCCCGTGTAAAGAGGTACTGCCGGAGGAGCGATATGATCCTGCTCCGGGTCCGGAAGGTCTCGCGGCTCTCGTCGTTCATGATCAGGTCGAGGTAGCGCTGCCGGTAGCGGGTCTCGACGTTCTTGAGCCCGTGGAACTTCTCGGGAAGCGGGCAGATCGACTTCGTGAGGAACTCGAACCGGTCGACCCAGATCGTGATCTCACCCATCTTCGTCCGGAAGACGTGGCCGACAACGCCGATGATATCCCCGGCATCGACGTACTGGCGGAAGAGGTTGAACTGCTCCTCGCCGAGATCGTTCTTGCGCAGGTAGAGCTGTATCCTGCCTTCGGAGTCCCCGAGATCCGCGAAGATCGTCTTTCCGTGCTCGCGGACGACGTAGATGCGCCCGGCGGTCTTGACCTCTTCTTCGCTCTTTTCGTGTCCGATCTCTCTAAACCGCTCCTTGATCTCCGAGATGGTCTCTTTCCGCTCAAACGTATAGGGATATACCGTCACGCCGCGCTCGCGCAGTTCCTGCAGTTTATTGATCTTTGTCGTATCAAAACAGAGTTGATCTATATCGCTCATGGTGTAAACCGCTCCATTCATCCTGCGGCCGTATACCCGGTTCGCCGCTCTACCGGGGCGATCGGGCCGCATGCTCACAGATAAATCCTATATATGGTTTCCCTCCGGTGGTCTTAATCTTTGAGGGAGGTCCAGTCCGAACCATCAGATCCTCAGGATACCGTGGGGGCGCCCGGCCGCTCCAAAAACTCCCGCCGGCGGCAAAACGCAATGCATAAGAAGGTTATACGAGTTATCGTCAATACTGAGGGCATGGTGCAGGTGACGGAGAGAGAGGTGGCGATAGAAAGACTTGCCACCGTCATCAACGAATGCCGAAAATGCCCGCTCTGGGAGAATACACATCATGCGGTTCCGGGGGACGGATCGTCCCGGGCCGACCTCATGCTCATCGGCGAAGCGCCGGGCAAGCAGGAAGACCTCACCGGGAAGCCTTTCGTCGGCCGGGCGGGGAAACTCCTCGAAGGTCTCCTTTCGGGGATCGGTCTATCCCGCACGGATGTCTTCATTGCAAACATCGTGAAGCACCGGCCGCCCGGGAACCGTGATCCCCGGGACGAGGAGATCCGGGCCTGCACCCCCTACCTTGAGGAGCAGATCCGGATCATCGCGCCGAAGGTGATCGTGATGCTGGGCCGGCATTCGAGCAGGTACATCCTCTCCCTCCTCTCGGTAGAGTTCGACCGGATCACGGATATCCGGGGAAAGGTCTATGAGGGTACCCTCTTCGGCCATCCGGTCCGCCTCATCCC
Coding sequences:
- a CDS encoding YwbE family protein, which produces MNGQQRAAIHPGMTVDIVLKRDQGTGKRTRGVVAEILTNSSFHPHGIKVRLRDGQVGRVQEIVE
- the lysS gene encoding lysine--tRNA ligase — encoded protein: MSDIDQLCFDTTKINKLQELRERGVTVYPYTFERKETISEIKERFREIGHEKSEEEVKTAGRIYVVREHGKTIFADLGDSEGRIQLYLRKNDLGEEQFNLFRQYVDAGDIIGVVGHVFRTKMGEITIWVDRFEFLTKSICPLPEKFHGLKNVETRYRQRYLDLIMNDESRETFRTRSRIISLLRQYLFTRDYLEFETPTLQPIYGGANARPFTTHHHALNQKLYLRIAPELYLKRLVVGGFEKVFEIAKNFRNEDIDTNHNPEFSMVEIYEAYRDYNDMMNLTEELITYLVTEVHGKTTCSFAGYDLDFTRPWRRLTMEEAVREYAGIDVMTMSLEELRAFGLEHCVEGCESATTRGEYLVLFFEHFCEKELIQPTFVYDFPIENSPLAKKHRSKEGFTERFELFIAGMEMANGFSELNDPLDQKGRLELQDAKRRRGDLEAQMIDYDFINALGYGMPPTGGVGIGIDRLVMLITGKDSIKEVLLFPQMKTAVPGPNGSEPEEKSGEE
- a CDS encoding sensor histidine kinase, whose product is MPLPQEWPFAYTLIVAILLIVISTIGLLSVYDYLQAEERMTSDLNTLQSVTEKSIRESIVDVDTGLKLFDDSLNLRLQRGFSLFLEEYERSGWDPGEMDLAALKTELGGDMDLYVINETGVIVYTTYSPDLGLDFKEIPDFYDEITRMRLGDAFSPDRVVHDPETGQIRKYAYMPTPDHRYLLEIGLIPDALVEERNQLRSQESTQEFVTLNPYLDSIAVYDIFANPVNESDKPPDPATRALLTETIIPGRTDYEVREDGKQVRYLFIDLKDPDYPSDPSVVVELTYNTALIQSQLDRMLYYRAAVGLLAIVLSSAVIFLVARRLTRPIEEIIDDVDVIARGDLDHTIRVAASREVMRLERSINTMVASLKAAISRLRESEETIREYSEHLEEQVEARTAELQESTGRANLYLDIMTHDIKNATNTASLYADLLMEELEGEPRSYTEKVQKSLGKSVEIIRNVNTIRQIQEEATVLRPVALDPVIRAEIEHYPDVPIAYAGTTASVLADDLLPEVFTNLIGNAEKFSDPGGRITVRVEEHGDEVEVSVEDNGPGIPDEQKPHLFARFSGGDGAKSGRGLGLYICRMLIERYGGRIRADDRVSGRPEEGAAIRFTLKRAA
- the udg gene encoding type-4 uracil-DNA glycosylase: MVQVTEREVAIERLATVINECRKCPLWENTHHAVPGDGSSRADLMLIGEAPGKQEDLTGKPFVGRAGKLLEGLLSGIGLSRTDVFIANIVKHRPPGNRDPRDEEIRACTPYLEEQIRIIAPKVIVMLGRHSSRYILSLLSVEFDRITDIRGKVYEGTLFGHPVRLIPTLHPAAALYNPGYREALEEDFQAVGRELARVLGSAREE
- a CDS encoding sensor histidine kinase produces the protein MTAAAGSGRRLRRFGTHLMLVMILITLPVIGLISFLDYQEVEQRLIAEETLLREQTEKSVVEMITLVDAGLNLFDETLDHRMEEGFGPVLAEYERAKRDPGKMDLSRVRKELGGEMDIYIINASGVIEETTYPPDLGLDFRGIPYFYDRLTEIRLGDAFVADRVVAEPASGVLRKYAYMPSPDHRYVLELGLVCSAAEVDRFDPKYQTLKEDLMRLNPALEGIRIYDGYGRVVNMTESESPADPAAINPVARAVFEEKQDRTLTDAAAGRFTRYILVDLSAPDTPSDTSRVVELTYSTAPLDARLSGIRFSHIILAVFASLAACCIAVPVSRQVTRPIRKIVEDVEIIARGDLDHRIRVSPETELTRLSESIGTMVDSLKENIERLRASEATSRQYGTHLEDLVRERTAALEASNQTATLYLDIMVHDINNANTIAIGYTQVLVEMLEGERRETARRMLSRLERSAEIITRVAALRRARETRAAPVRVDLDRVIRAEAADHPAARIRYEGRPVTVLADDLLSEVFANLIGNAVKFGGPDVEITIRVEEHGEEVVVSVEDTGPGIPDKSGVFRRFGKGKGSLAGAGLGLYICRMLIERYGGSIRVDDRVEGRPEEGVAIHFSLPKAPEE